One genomic region from Leptospira tipperaryensis encodes:
- the dnaX gene encoding DNA polymerase III subunit gamma/tau: MAGTHEVLSRKYRPQRFRDVIHQDLAIGALQNALKSGKIGHAYIFFGPRGVGKTTIARILAKRLNCQNPIENEPCNECSSCTEVTRGISSDVLEIDAASNRGIENIRELRDNVKFAPMGGKYKVYIIDEVHMLTDQSFNALLKTLEEPPSHIVFVLATTEFHKIPETILSRCQDFIFKKVPLSVLQDYSEKLCKIENVQYDQEGLFWIAKKGDGSVRDMLSFMEQAIVFTDSKLIGAAIRKMIGYHGIEFLTSFIKSLIDPDNHTRALEILETLYQEGQDIYKFLWDSIEFTHTLNLIRDSLADPESVNFPKEDLIKMKSDFESVDTSKLNFLSGKLFELYERIKNIRLRNSFEIKVFTEIQIKKLVEELTYPSLAGLVDRINHLILMVQNSKNNAPEPQQPTLVAKNVTESDSSKKKDESISRSLESQIESNFRDAEDALANPEPPKTTGNPGVIPQKFDTSTEIKKKFLGTEVDRSKFPKLDS, from the coding sequence ATGGCAGGAACTCACGAAGTCCTTTCTCGGAAATATCGCCCGCAAAGATTCCGGGACGTTATCCATCAAGATCTTGCTATAGGCGCTCTTCAAAACGCTCTTAAATCCGGAAAAATCGGTCACGCATATATCTTCTTCGGCCCCCGTGGTGTTGGTAAAACAACCATCGCACGAATTCTCGCCAAACGCCTCAACTGTCAAAATCCGATCGAAAACGAACCGTGTAATGAGTGTAGCTCTTGTACCGAAGTCACTCGCGGTATTTCGAGCGACGTTCTTGAAATCGATGCGGCGAGTAATCGTGGTATTGAAAACATTCGTGAACTCAGAGACAACGTAAAGTTCGCGCCTATGGGCGGGAAATATAAGGTTTATATAATAGACGAGGTCCACATGTTAACGGACCAGTCCTTTAACGCACTTCTCAAAACTTTAGAGGAACCGCCTTCTCATATCGTATTCGTTCTTGCTACGACCGAATTTCATAAAATTCCGGAAACGATTCTTTCTCGATGCCAAGACTTCATTTTTAAAAAGGTTCCCCTTTCTGTTTTGCAAGACTATTCCGAAAAACTTTGCAAGATAGAAAACGTTCAGTATGATCAGGAAGGTCTTTTCTGGATCGCAAAGAAAGGGGACGGTTCCGTAAGAGATATGCTCTCTTTTATGGAACAGGCAATTGTGTTTACGGATTCTAAATTGATCGGCGCTGCGATTCGAAAGATGATCGGTTATCATGGGATAGAATTTTTGACTTCGTTTATCAAAAGTTTAATCGATCCCGACAATCATACCCGCGCTTTGGAAATTTTAGAAACCCTTTATCAAGAAGGGCAGGACATCTACAAGTTTCTTTGGGATTCTATAGAATTCACTCATACTCTAAATTTGATTCGCGACTCTCTTGCAGATCCAGAGTCGGTCAATTTCCCAAAAGAAGATTTGATTAAGATGAAATCCGATTTCGAATCAGTCGATACATCGAAGTTGAATTTTCTTTCGGGAAAACTTTTCGAACTCTATGAAAGAATCAAAAACATTCGTCTTCGAAATTCATTCGAAATAAAAGTTTTTACTGAAATTCAGATCAAAAAACTCGTTGAGGAATTGACCTACCCAAGTTTGGCGGGTCTCGTTGATAGAATCAATCACCTGATTTTGATGGTTCAAAATTCTAAAAATAATGCGCCGGAACCTCAACAGCCGACCTTGGTTGCCAAAAATGTTACGGAAAGCGATTCTTCAAAAAAAAAAGATGAGTCCATTTCCCGGTCCTTAGAATCACAGATCGAGTCTAACTTTAGAGACGCCGAGGACGCTTTGGCCAATCCTGAACCGCCGAAAACCACCGGAAATCCGGGTGTGATTCCTCAGAAGTTTGATACTAGTACCGAAATCAAAAAGAAATTTCTGGGAACGGAAGTGGATCGTAGTAAATTTCCGAAATTGGATTCTTAA
- a CDS encoding YbaB/EbfC family nucleoid-associated protein: protein MFDKMKNFSEILSNMGAFREKMEEVKKRISALRVTGDAGAGMVTVTATGEGLITNVFINKQLFDADDNKMLEDLVLAATNDALKKAKEATAYEFQSASGGLDFSEISKMFGGNIG, encoded by the coding sequence ATGTTTGATAAAATGAAAAACTTTTCCGAGATTCTTTCCAACATGGGCGCCTTCCGCGAGAAAATGGAAGAAGTCAAAAAACGTATCTCCGCTCTTCGAGTAACCGGAGATGCAGGAGCGGGAATGGTAACTGTCACCGCGACTGGAGAAGGACTGATTACAAACGTCTTTATCAATAAACAACTGTTCGACGCCGATGACAATAAGATGCTCGAAGATCTCGTCTTGGCTGCGACAAACGACGCTCTTAAAAAAGCGAAGGAAGCGACCGCTTACGAATTTCAGTCCGCCTCCGGCGGTTTAGATTTTTCTGAAATTTCTAAAATGTTCGGTGGAAATATTGGCTAA
- the recR gene encoding recombination mediator RecR: MANHLLDEMVEALSSLPGIGRKSAFRISFHLLRLEQGLFNQFIHQLTDTKSRIQFCKRCGSYSETPICDICTSEKRDSHTFCVVEQPEDIFFIENTREFQGKYHVLNGVISPLEGIGPRDLRIKELLERIEPEEVKEVLIATNPTLEGDATADYLASQLKPLSVNVTRIAYGITVGGSIELSDQYTLGRAIRSRLQL, translated from the coding sequence TTGGCTAATCATCTTTTAGACGAGATGGTGGAAGCTCTATCTTCTCTTCCCGGTATTGGAAGAAAGAGCGCTTTCCGAATCAGCTTTCATCTATTGAGACTTGAGCAGGGTCTTTTTAATCAATTCATTCATCAGCTTACGGATACAAAGAGTAGAATTCAATTTTGTAAACGTTGCGGTTCTTATTCCGAAACTCCAATCTGTGATATCTGCACTTCGGAAAAAAGAGATTCTCATACGTTCTGTGTGGTGGAACAACCCGAAGATATTTTCTTTATCGAAAACACAAGAGAGTTTCAAGGTAAGTATCACGTTCTAAACGGAGTCATTTCACCGTTGGAGGGAATCGGCCCTCGCGATCTTAGAATCAAAGAGCTCTTGGAAAGAATCGAACCGGAAGAAGTCAAAGAAGTATTGATAGCCACCAATCCGACTTTAGAAGGCGATGCGACCGCCGATTATTTGGCAAGTCAGCTCAAGCCGCTTTCGGTTAACGTAACTCGAATCGCCTACGGAATCACGGTCGGAGGTTCGATCGAACTTTCAGATCAATATACTTTAGGCAGAGCCATTCGGTCCCGATTACAACTTTAG